TGTCATTGCCGAAAAATTCAATGCAGCAGGTGGCCTTGTGTGCGAACTCCGGATATAGGATAAATTCAGCCCAGGTAATTATGCCGTCGCATCCTTCTTTCTGTACGCCGGGCAGACCGCCTAGAACCTTATTGGTGACATCCTTGCCCAAACCTTTTTTACGGACATCCGCCCCGGTCAGTTCAATGATGTCAAGGATTTTACCGGTTTCATCTTTGATTACAAAGCTAAGGGTGTCCTCGTACAAAATTTTACGTAAGGGATGGTCCTGGCGCGCCACTGTCAGCAGTTGGCCGTCGGGCATGGTGATCCTGAAAGACAAGACATTATCTATGGCAGTACCATAAAGCACCGCTGTCTTACCACCGGCGTTTTCAGCCAGGTTGCCGCCAATGGTACAGGCCCAGGCAGAGGTGGGATCTGTGGCGAAAATATAACCCTGGGCCGCAGCCGAATCCTTGGCATCCTGGGTAATGACCCCTGCTTCCATGGGCATTACGGCATAATCTCTGCCGTCCGATGTTTTGCGGTGTTCAATGGGAAAAATTGTGTTCAGTTTTTCCGTATTGATCATCACGCAGTCCGGGGCCAGGGGTGTAGCCCCACCGGTCAGACCGGTGCCCCCGCCCCGGGGAATGATATGGAATTTTAAATCTTTTAATTTTTTGACCAGCTTGGGGATCTGATCTTCACGGTCCGGCCGAATTACGGCAGCAGGCGTGTATCTTCGCCAGTCCGTGGCGTCCGTGATATGTGCGGTAATGTTAAAGGGATCAAAGCATATGTTGTTTTTTCCCACCACAGGAGAAAGCCGCCGTGAAACCCTTGCCTGCTCTTTTGCAACGGCATTGATCTGGGCTTTTAGCTGTCGAAGTGAAGATCTGCAGGCGTCAAGTACAATGCGAACCTCTTCATGTTCAGCATGTTCGGCAATATTGAAAAGGTCATTTTCAAATTCGGTAAACAGCCGCCGTCGGAGCACGGGATGTTCGACAAGTTCCTGGAATAAAAATGCATTCCTGCGGATGACGAAAAGGTCCCCCATAAATCGGTGGAGAAGGCGTGAGGATCTGCCTGTTCCCTTAAGTGTTTCCAGGACACGAATAGTTTCTAAAATTTCATTGCCAAACAAATGGGCAATGATCTGGTCGTCCCCGGCCGAGGTGTAATTAAACGGTATTTTTCTGAAAAGATCTCGCATTATACTTTACTTCAAATAGCAGCTGTAGGCTGAACTGATTTTTCAATAAATCAATCCAACCCACAGCAATATAAAATAATTAATCTATTGGGACTTAAATATAAAAACGATGTGGCTATCTGTCAAATTTACTCGTTGTGTTCCCTTGTTTTATGGAACTTGATCTCCGGCCAATCTTCCTGGGTAAACCCGAGCTGATATTCACTTGTGGTAAGAAAAGTCAAACGCCCTTCTGCGTCCCGGGTCAGGCTGGATTCATTCTTCCGGATAAAGTCTTTAAGATAAGATTCGCTTTCGCATTCAACCCACCGGGCCACGGAGAGGTCTACGGGCTCGTATCCGGCACTGACATTGTATTCAGCCTTAAGCCGGGCCATCGTAACATCAAACTGAAGTACCCCCACGGCACCAATGATATGCATATTACCCTGCAAGGGCCGAAACACCTGGATAGTGCCCTCTTCGGCCAGCTGGGTCAACCCTTTTGTCAGGGCTTTGGCTTTTAGGGGATCTTTTAGCAGTACCCGCCTGAAATGTTCCGGAGCAAAATTAGGTATGCCTAAAAACTTCAAGGGTTCTTTTGTGGTAAAGGTATCCCCGATCTTAATGGTACCGTGGTTGTGAATGCCTATGATATCACCAGGATATGCCTCTTCCACATTGGATCGCTCCTGGGCCATGAAAATGGTGGCATTGGCAATTTTGATATCTTTACCTATACGGTGGTGACGCACTTTCATGCCCTTGGTGAATTTTCCGGAGCAGATCCTGAAAAAAGCGATTCGATCCCTGTGCTCAGGATCCATGTTGGCTTGTATTTTAAAGGTGAACCCTGAAAATGCCTTTTCACAAGGATCCACATCCCGGGATGCCGTAGGCCGGACGCCGGGGCATGGCGCAATCCTGACAAATGCGTCCAGCATCTCCCTGACGCCAAAATTATTAATGGCGGAACCGAAAAACACCGGGGTCTGGGTGCCGTTAAGATAAAGGTCAAGATCAAAGGGCTCTGAAGCCACAGAAATCAGCTCCACATCCTCGCGCAGCTGCTCCGCCGGACTCTGGCCAATCATTTCTTCCAGCACGGGGTCATCAAGGTCCTCGATTAATACCCCATCGTCATTTTTAGGAGTATATCCCGGTGTAAAAATTCCCAACTGCTGTTCTTCCAGATTATACACCCCTCTAAACCGCTTTCCCATACCAATGGGCCAGGTCAGAGGCACACACTCGATCTGCAGCTTATCCTCAATGTCCTGGAAAATATCAAGAGGCTCCAGCCCCTCTCTGTCCAGCTTGTTGATAAAAGTGATGATCGGCGTGTTGCGCATCCGACACACCTCCATCAGTTTCTGGGTCTGAGGCTCCACCCCCTTGGCAGAGTCAATGATCATCACGGCACAGTCCACCGCCGTGAGCACCCGGTAAGTATCCTCACTGAAATCCTTATGTCCCGGGGTATCCAGCAGATTGATTTCATAATCCTTATAATTAAACTTCATTACGGAAGACGATACGGAAATGCCCCTTTCCTGCTCAATGGATAAAAAATCCGAAGTGGCGGCCCGGGCAGCTTTTCTGGATTTTACGGCACCGGCCTGCTGGATGGCCCCGCCGAACAATAAAAGCTTTTCCGTCAAGGTTGTTTTGCCGGCATCCGGATGGCTGATAATGCCGAATGTTCTGCGTTTTTTTATTTCCGGTAATAGCGTCTTATCTAATGTTTTGTTTGTGGGGTTTGTCATTGATGTCTCTTTACCCTGCCCGATTCATAAAAAAGGCCTTGAAATAGTAAAATTAAGGGTGGAAATTTAACAGCATTTCAGAATAGAATCAAGATATATTTATACCACCTTAAATTCCCTAAATACCTGTACGGCACGGACAACTATACCCTTAAGCATAGGGTATCATTACCTTTAAACAATACAAATAACATCAAATCTGATTATTCCATTGCGTTATGTGTTGATCCGGCGTAGAACTGCCTTTTTAAAATTTTAAAATCAAGTCCGGTTTAAAGCAGGGTATCAGAATGAAAACTATTGTGATTCTTGACAACAATTAATCCCGTTTGCTGCTGCAAATGAGATTATTGTGTCAAATTTTACATGCGGTATCCCTGGATTTAAAGGACTCTGTGGCATCAAGGATTATCGGGTTGGGACAGTTAACATACGCAGTAGTATTTGTCGGCGCATTTGTTCTTTTTGGCGCCCTGGTTTTAAAAAATCAAAGACGCATGGTCAGTGGTTCAGATTTTTCAGTGGCAGGCAGATCCCTTTCCACCACCCAAGTCTCCTGGGTAATTATCGGCACACTTGTCGGTGGCGTCTCCACCATCGGGACCGTTCAATCGGCCTATGATCATGGTATCAACGCCTGGATTTTTACCCTGGGCAGCGGTATTTCCTGCTTTATTTTGGGATGCTTTTTTGCAGCAGCATTAAGGCGGGAGCAGGTCACAACCGTTTCCGAACTGCTAGGCAAATACTTTGGCGTCAAGTTTCAATATTACTGTTCCATGCTCAATTCCTGCGGCATGTTTATTCACATTATTGCCCAATACCTGGCGGCAATGGCCATTCTGACCTCCGTATTTCACTTTCCGCTGCCGATC
This window of the uncultured Desulfobacter sp. genome carries:
- a CDS encoding peptide chain release factor 3 — protein: MTNPTNKTLDKTLLPEIKKRRTFGIISHPDAGKTTLTEKLLLFGGAIQQAGAVKSRKAARAATSDFLSIEQERGISVSSSVMKFNYKDYEINLLDTPGHKDFSEDTYRVLTAVDCAVMIIDSAKGVEPQTQKLMEVCRMRNTPIITFINKLDREGLEPLDIFQDIEDKLQIECVPLTWPIGMGKRFRGVYNLEEQQLGIFTPGYTPKNDDGVLIEDLDDPVLEEMIGQSPAEQLREDVELISVASEPFDLDLYLNGTQTPVFFGSAINNFGVREMLDAFVRIAPCPGVRPTASRDVDPCEKAFSGFTFKIQANMDPEHRDRIAFFRICSGKFTKGMKVRHHRIGKDIKIANATIFMAQERSNVEEAYPGDIIGIHNHGTIKIGDTFTTKEPLKFLGIPNFAPEHFRRVLLKDPLKAKALTKGLTQLAEEGTIQVFRPLQGNMHIIGAVGVLQFDVTMARLKAEYNVSAGYEPVDLSVARWVECESESYLKDFIRKNESSLTRDAEGRLTFLTTSEYQLGFTQEDWPEIKFHKTREHNE